From Streptomyces cyaneogriseus subsp. noncyanogenus, the proteins below share one genomic window:
- a CDS encoding TetR/AcrR family transcriptional regulator has protein sequence MGINRSTMADVARLAGVSRITVHRRFATKDVLVEQVVRREVRRYFDRFIVDIQGARTVADRVVLGFASSLRAIRRNPLIGGLPAAEPGAAVPSMTSDGGRTLAAVRQFVAERLRREQQAGNAADGVDVDLVAEMTVRVSVSFLVIPTHVVDLDDEEPGGCGGPEVPRPDARATAPRSPVALAVPGPGRRGSGRPEPPSVPAGRRPPGRRNAGQPIPAAARARPAKAREHVRRRQGKSSYWRRVNIADAMSPCFRGAWVDA, from the coding sequence ATGGGCATCAATCGGTCGACCATGGCGGACGTGGCGCGGCTGGCGGGTGTCTCCCGGATCACCGTCCACCGCCGGTTCGCCACCAAGGACGTACTGGTCGAACAGGTCGTACGGCGTGAGGTCCGGCGGTACTTCGACCGGTTCATCGTCGACATCCAAGGCGCGCGGACCGTCGCCGACCGGGTCGTCCTGGGCTTCGCGAGCTCGTTGCGGGCCATCCGCCGCAACCCCCTGATCGGCGGTCTGCCGGCCGCCGAGCCGGGCGCCGCCGTGCCCTCCATGACCAGCGACGGCGGGCGCACCCTGGCCGCGGTACGGCAGTTCGTCGCGGAACGGCTCCGCCGGGAGCAGCAGGCGGGCAACGCCGCCGACGGCGTGGACGTGGACCTCGTGGCCGAGATGACGGTCCGTGTCTCCGTGTCCTTCCTGGTCATCCCCACCCATGTCGTCGACCTCGACGACGAGGAGCCAGGTGGGTGCGGTGGCCCGGAGGTTCCTCGTCCCGATGCTCGGGCCACCGCCCCGCGCTCACCCGTAGCCCTCGCCGTTCCCGGCCCGGGCCGCCGGGGAAGCGGTCGGCCGGAACCGCCGTCCGTACCGGCCGGCCGACGCCCGCCCGGGCGACGCAACGCGGGGCAGCCGATTCCCGCAGCGGCTCGAGCGCGTCCGGCAAAGGCTCGCGAGCACGTCCGGCGGAGGCAAGGCAAAAGCAGCTATTGGCGCCGTGTCAATATCGCTGACGCAATGTCACCCTGCTTCCGTGGGGCGTGGGTTGACGCGTAA
- a CDS encoding AMP-dependent synthetase/ligase, which yields MATAEQLHRAVEGLTITGLLRRNAQQFADRPALTTGIGPDAGTLSWSQLRAEVAALTRGLVALGLERGDRMLIAMSKRAEHWIADLAAIHVGALPCSTYDTLSTEQIRFVARHSAATVLVLEGEEQIRRWEPALKEMPRLRAVVVLDRDAAPADDPLHVGYAAVRGAVPPDDSAFEALTDAATPDRPLTVMYTSGTTGEPKGVVLSHRNVVHECLMQDHLVPVPEHPRSVAYLPMAHIAERVLGIYMPICNAGHVTLCPDPAQLLPTLRAVRPHGFFGVPRVWEKLAAGLRAKLATLAGEQAAVVEQARRTALEVFRLRSAGKDLPAELTGPLEHLDDQVLRPVRAAVGLDECRRAISGAAPIPTGVLEFLAGVGLPVYEVWGLSETTGAATVSTPEVFALGSVGRPGPGIEVKEARDGELLVRGPVVFPGYLRADGRIEPATDAEGWLATGDVGTVDSRGIVTVTDRKKEIIITDGGKNIAPTKIESLLRAHPLVAHAVAIGDRRRYVTALLVLDEEAAPLWAREHGLPVSGLDALSRHPAVLAALDQAVADANAVLSRAEQVKKYRVLPGPWTTETGELTPKLSLRRRAIGHLHAAAIESMYT from the coding sequence GTGGCCACAGCAGAGCAACTGCACAGGGCCGTCGAAGGACTGACGATCACCGGGCTGCTGCGCCGCAACGCCCAGCAGTTCGCCGACCGCCCCGCGCTCACCACCGGCATCGGGCCGGACGCGGGGACGCTGTCCTGGTCTCAGTTGCGCGCGGAAGTCGCCGCCCTCACCCGCGGTCTCGTCGCGCTCGGCCTCGAGCGGGGCGACCGCATGCTCATCGCCATGTCCAAGCGGGCCGAGCACTGGATCGCCGACCTGGCCGCGATCCATGTCGGTGCCCTGCCCTGCAGCACCTACGACACCCTGAGCACCGAGCAGATACGCTTCGTGGCCCGGCACAGTGCCGCCACCGTCCTGGTCCTGGAGGGCGAGGAGCAGATACGGCGCTGGGAGCCCGCCCTCAAGGAGATGCCCCGGCTGCGCGCCGTCGTCGTCCTGGACCGGGACGCGGCCCCGGCAGACGACCCGCTCCACGTCGGCTACGCCGCCGTGCGCGGCGCGGTGCCGCCCGACGACTCCGCGTTCGAGGCGCTCACGGACGCGGCCACCCCCGACCGGCCGCTGACCGTGATGTACACCTCGGGCACCACCGGCGAACCCAAGGGCGTGGTGCTCTCCCACCGCAACGTCGTCCACGAGTGCCTGATGCAGGACCACCTCGTCCCCGTACCGGAGCACCCGCGGTCGGTCGCCTATCTGCCGATGGCCCACATCGCCGAGCGCGTGCTCGGCATCTACATGCCGATCTGCAACGCCGGCCACGTCACCCTCTGCCCGGACCCCGCGCAGCTCCTGCCCACGCTGCGCGCGGTGCGCCCGCACGGCTTCTTCGGCGTCCCCCGGGTGTGGGAGAAGCTCGCCGCCGGCCTGCGGGCGAAGCTCGCCACGCTGGCCGGGGAGCAGGCCGCCGTGGTGGAGCAGGCCCGCAGGACGGCTCTCGAGGTGTTCCGCCTGCGCTCCGCCGGCAAGGACCTTCCGGCGGAGCTGACCGGGCCCCTGGAGCACCTCGACGACCAGGTGCTGCGGCCCGTACGGGCCGCCGTCGGACTCGACGAGTGCCGCCGGGCCATCAGCGGGGCGGCGCCGATCCCCACCGGGGTGCTGGAGTTCCTGGCCGGTGTGGGACTTCCCGTGTACGAGGTGTGGGGCCTGAGCGAGACCACGGGCGCGGCGACGGTCAGCACACCGGAGGTGTTCGCGCTCGGCTCGGTCGGGCGCCCGGGGCCGGGCATCGAGGTCAAGGAGGCCCGGGACGGCGAGCTCCTCGTCCGCGGCCCGGTGGTCTTCCCCGGCTACCTGCGGGCCGACGGCCGCATCGAGCCCGCGACCGACGCGGAGGGCTGGCTGGCCACCGGGGACGTCGGGACGGTGGACTCCCGGGGCATCGTCACGGTCACCGACCGCAAGAAGGAGATCATCATCACCGACGGGGGCAAGAACATCGCCCCCACCAAGATCGAGTCCCTGCTGCGGGCACACCCTCTGGTCGCCCACGCCGTCGCCATCGGCGACCGGCGCCGGTACGTCACCGCGCTGCTGGTGCTGGACGAGGAGGCGGCCCCCCTGTGGGCGCGGGAGCACGGCCTCCCCGTGTCCGGTCTCGACGCGCTGTCCCGCCACCCCGCGGTGCTCGCGGCCCTGGACCAGGCGGTCGCGGACGCGAACGCCGTCCTCTCCCGGGCCGAGCAGGTGAAGAAGTACCGCGTCCTGCCGGGCCCCTGGACCACCGAGACCGGTGAGCTGACACCGAAGCTGAGCCTGCGCCGCCGGGCCATCGGCCACCTGCACGCCGCCGCGATCGAGTCGATGTACACATAG
- a CDS encoding acyl-CoA synthetase, with amino-acid sequence MRNEGLGSWPARRARKTPHRTALIHGDTTVTYAQLYERTTRLAHALRARGVRRGDRVAYLGPNHPSYLETLFAAGTLGAVFVPLNTRLAGPEIAYQLADSGAKVLLYGPAHTGLVAGLPGGTDVRTYVRIGDEYEEMTAGAATEPIDESVAADDTCLIMYTSGTTGRPKGAMLTHANLTWNAVNVLVDTDLTAGERALVCAPLFHTAGLNMLTLPVLLKGGACVLVEAFDPAGTLDLIERHRITFMFGVPAMFDRMARHPRFPDADLSSLHILTCGGSPVPTSLIAVYQERGLTFLQGYGMTEAAPGTLFLDAEHAVAKAGSAGVPHFFSDVRVVRPDLSPAGVGETGEVVVRGPHVMPGYWGLPEATAASFTDGWFRTGDAARTDEDGYVYIVDRIKDMIISGGENVYPAEIEDLLLAHPDVVECAVIGVPDDRWGEVPRAVVVPRQGARPDPGEILASLAGRLAKYKIPKTVVIADELPRTASGKLLKPQVRRRYGGQLSP; translated from the coding sequence ATGCGCAACGAGGGACTGGGGTCGTGGCCCGCCCGCCGGGCCCGCAAAACCCCCCACCGCACCGCCCTGATCCACGGTGACACCACCGTCACCTACGCGCAGTTGTACGAACGCACCACCCGCCTCGCCCACGCCCTGCGCGCCCGGGGCGTCCGGCGCGGCGACCGCGTCGCCTATCTCGGGCCCAACCACCCCTCCTACCTGGAGACGCTGTTCGCGGCCGGCACGCTCGGCGCCGTCTTCGTCCCGCTCAACACCCGGCTGGCCGGCCCCGAGATCGCCTACCAGCTCGCCGACTCCGGCGCCAAGGTGCTGCTCTACGGCCCCGCGCACACCGGGCTGGTCGCCGGACTGCCGGGCGGCACGGACGTGCGGACCTACGTCAGGATCGGCGACGAGTACGAGGAGATGACGGCCGGCGCCGCCACTGAGCCGATCGACGAATCCGTCGCCGCCGACGACACCTGTCTCATCATGTACACCTCGGGGACGACCGGCCGCCCCAAGGGCGCGATGCTCACCCACGCCAACCTGACCTGGAACGCGGTCAACGTCCTCGTCGACACCGACCTGACCGCCGGCGAGCGCGCCCTGGTCTGCGCCCCGCTCTTCCACACCGCCGGGCTGAACATGCTCACGCTGCCGGTGCTGCTGAAGGGCGGCGCGTGCGTGCTGGTGGAGGCGTTCGACCCGGCCGGCACCCTCGACCTGATCGAACGGCACCGGATCACCTTCATGTTCGGGGTGCCGGCCATGTTCGACCGGATGGCCCGCCATCCCCGCTTCCCCGACGCGGACCTGTCCTCCCTGCACATCCTCACCTGCGGCGGCTCCCCGGTGCCGACCTCGCTCATCGCCGTCTACCAGGAGCGCGGCCTCACCTTCCTCCAGGGCTACGGCATGACCGAGGCGGCGCCCGGCACCCTCTTCCTCGACGCCGAGCACGCCGTCGCCAAGGCCGGTTCGGCGGGCGTGCCGCACTTCTTCAGCGACGTACGGGTGGTGCGGCCGGACCTGTCGCCCGCCGGCGTCGGCGAGACCGGCGAGGTGGTCGTGCGCGGACCGCACGTCATGCCCGGGTACTGGGGGCTGCCCGAGGCGACGGCCGCCTCCTTCACGGACGGCTGGTTCCGCACCGGGGACGCCGCCCGGACCGACGAGGACGGATACGTCTACATCGTCGACCGCATCAAGGACATGATCATCTCGGGTGGCGAGAACGTCTACCCCGCCGAGATCGAGGACCTGCTCCTCGCCCATCCGGACGTGGTCGAGTGCGCGGTCATCGGCGTGCCCGACGACCGGTGGGGCGAAGTGCCGCGCGCGGTCGTCGTCCCCCGCCAGGGGGCCCGCCCCGACCCCGGCGAGATCCTCGCCTCGCTGGCCGGACGCCTCGCCAAGTACAAGATCCCCAAAACGGTGGTGATCGCGGACGAACTCCCGCGTACCGCGTCCGGGAAACTCCTCAAACCCCAGGTGCGCCGGCGCTACGGCGGCCAACTCTCACCCTAA
- a CDS encoding amidohydrolase family protein — protein sequence MNTDDLTAIDVHTHAEVSSKGHSSLDDDLHDASSAYFKVEGKRKPTLEETAAYYRERKMAAVVFTVDAESATGTAPVPNEEVAEAAAANADVLIPFASIDPFRGRAGVRQARRLVEEYGVKGFKFHPSIQGFFPNDRSVAYGLYEVIEETGTIALFHTGQTGIGAGVPGGGGIRLKYSNPLHVDDVAADFPHLKIILAHPSFPWQDEALAVATHKPGVHIDLSGWSPKYFPPQLVQYANTLLKDKVLFGSDFPVLTPDRWLADFEKLPIKDEVRPKILKENAARLLGLTKP from the coding sequence GTGAACACCGACGACCTGACCGCCATCGACGTCCACACCCACGCCGAGGTGTCGTCCAAGGGCCACTCCTCCCTCGACGACGACCTGCACGACGCCTCCTCCGCCTACTTCAAGGTCGAGGGCAAGCGCAAGCCGACCCTGGAGGAGACCGCCGCCTACTACCGCGAGCGGAAGATGGCCGCCGTCGTCTTCACCGTGGACGCCGAGTCCGCCACCGGCACCGCGCCGGTCCCCAACGAAGAGGTCGCCGAGGCCGCCGCCGCCAACGCGGACGTCCTCATCCCCTTCGCCTCCATCGACCCGTTCCGGGGCAGGGCGGGGGTGCGGCAGGCCCGCCGCCTGGTCGAGGAGTACGGCGTCAAAGGCTTCAAGTTCCACCCCAGCATCCAGGGCTTCTTCCCGAACGACCGCTCCGTGGCGTACGGCCTGTACGAGGTGATCGAGGAGACCGGCACCATCGCCCTGTTCCACACCGGCCAGACCGGCATCGGTGCCGGGGTGCCCGGCGGAGGCGGCATCCGCCTGAAGTACTCCAACCCCCTCCACGTCGACGACGTCGCCGCCGACTTCCCCCACCTGAAGATCATCTTGGCGCACCCGTCGTTCCCCTGGCAGGACGAGGCCCTCGCCGTCGCCACCCACAAGCCGGGCGTGCACATCGATCTGTCCGGCTGGTCCCCGAAGTACTTCCCGCCGCAGCTGGTGCAGTACGCCAACACGCTGCTGAAGGACAAGGTCCTCTTCGGCTCCGACTTCCCCGTCCTCACCCCGGACCGCTGGCTCGCCGACTTCGAGAAGCTGCCGATCAAGGACGAGGTGCGGCCGAAGATCCTCAAGGAGAACGCCGCCCGCCTGCTCGGGCTGACGAAACCGTAA
- a CDS encoding MaoC family dehydratase, giving the protein MGITVNGLDELKKLAGSDLGTSEWIEVTQERIDTFADATGDHQWIHVDPERAGKGPFGAPIAHGYLTLSLFIPLFTELLDVQGVTTKVNYGLNKVRFPAPVKVGSRIRLAGRLAAVEDVTAGVQITVDGTIEIEGGAKPAAVLQSLSRFYA; this is encoded by the coding sequence ATGGGTATCACCGTCAACGGCCTCGACGAGCTGAAGAAGCTGGCCGGCAGCGACCTCGGCACCAGCGAGTGGATCGAGGTCACCCAGGAGCGCATCGACACCTTCGCCGACGCCACCGGCGACCACCAGTGGATCCACGTCGACCCCGAGCGTGCCGGGAAGGGCCCCTTCGGCGCCCCCATCGCCCACGGCTACCTCACCCTCTCCCTCTTCATCCCCCTGTTCACCGAGCTGCTGGACGTCCAGGGCGTCACCACGAAGGTCAACTACGGCCTGAACAAGGTGCGTTTCCCCGCACCGGTGAAGGTGGGTTCCCGGATCCGGCTGGCCGGCCGGCTCGCGGCCGTCGAGGACGTGACCGCGGGGGTGCAGATCACCGTGGACGGCACCATCGAGATCGAGGGCGGCGCCAAGCCCGCGGCCGTCCTGCAGAGCCTGTCCCGGTTCTACGCCTGA